A genomic segment from Salvia splendens isolate huo1 chromosome 13, SspV2, whole genome shotgun sequence encodes:
- the LOC121760036 gene encoding 40S ribosomal protein S14-3-like: MSKRKTREPKEDNVTLGPATRDGKLVFGVAHIFASFNDTFIHVTDLSGRETMVRITGDMKVKADRDESSPYAAMLAAQDISQRCKELGINALHIKLRATGGNKTKTPGPGAQSALRALARSGMKIGRIEDVTPIPTDSTRRKGGRRGRRL; encoded by the exons ATG TCGAAGAGAAAGACCAGGGAGCCAAAGGAAGATAATGTCACTCTTGGACCTGCCACTAGAGATGGGAAGCTTGTGTTTGGCGTGGCCCACATCTTTGCCTCTTTCAATGATACATTCATC CATGTGACTGATTTGTCTGGGAGAGAAACCATGGTTCGTATAACAG GTGATATGAAGGTGAAGGCTGACAGGGATGAATCATCTCCCTATGCAGCTATGCTTGCTGCACAAGATATTTCTCAGAGATGCAAG GAACTTGGCATCAACGCCCTTCACATTAAGCTTCGTGCTACTGGTGGCAACAAAACTAAGACTCCTGGTCCTGGTGCTCAGTCTGCGCTCAGAGCTCTTGCCCGTTCTGGCATGAAGATTGGCCGTATAG AGGATGTGACTCCAATTCCAACTGACAGCACTCGCAGAAAGGGTGGTAGAAGGGGAAGAAGGCTgtaa
- the LOC121761315 gene encoding NAC domain-containing protein 90-like, with the protein MGDEEVVVGFRFYPTEEELLSYYLPKKLNGPTPAIDRVIPILPIYDYNPWELPQFAGEVCRCDGDQWFFFTTMQEREARGGRPNRLTEAGYWKATGSPCDVYTCQNIRIGRKKTMVFYEGRAPHGSKTSWKMNEYKLYYQSSAAAIPQLKEELSLCRVYKRSKYPRAFDRRPVALHHHHQSSDEAVMITEDQQNSAVENEVDLDMATEIEPLQDSEIVMLLNCFDI; encoded by the exons ATGGGTGATGAAGAAGTGGTTGTAGGTTTTAGGTTCTATCCCACTGAGGAAGAACTGCTCTCTTATTATCTCCCAAAGAAGCTGAATGGCCCCACACCCGCCATTGATAGGGTTATACCAATCCTCCCTATCTACGACTACAATCCTTGGGAGCTACCGC AATTTGCTGGAGAAGTGTGTCGTTGTGACGGAGATCAGTGGTTCTTCTTCACCACGATGCAAGAAAGGGAAGCCCGCGGAGGAAGACCTAATCGCCTAACCGAGGCTGGATACTGGAAAGCTACTGGCTCTCCTTGTGATGTTTATACTTGTCAAAATATCCGAATCGGAAGGAAAAAAACCATGGTATTTTACGAGGGCCGAGCTCCCCACGGGTCTAAAACTAGCTGGAAAATGAACGAGTATAAACTCTATTATCAATCTTCTGCTGCTGCTATTCCTCAG CTGAAGGAAGAGCTCAGCTTGTGCCGAGTTTACAAGAGATCCAAATATCCGAGGGCGTTTGATAGGCGGCCGGTGGCGTTGCACCATCACCATCAAAGTAGTGATGAGGCTGTGATGATAACTGAAGATCAGCAGAATTCAGCTGTGGAAAATGAAGTTGATTTGGATATGGCAACGGAAATTGAACCCTTACAAGATTCGGAAATAGTCATGTTGCTCAACTGTTTTGACATATGA
- the LOC121760034 gene encoding pre-rRNA-processing protein TSR2-like yields the protein MNNHRMTPEAAAQFGDGIQMVLSRWAALRMAIENGWGGRDSLQKSQQLGHNLFNFLTQSKDQVYIDDVEDILYEFMDSLNTDIQDGSVEEVAEKFMVMREECLEDQFDSIKKLRETNVPSVSYTRQPNSDDEEDSDEDDAIIENNMSAMEVDAPQPQRQLDHNLTDIVADESSSKDAPQAVDGWTVVSKKSKGRKK from the exons ATGAACAACCACCGTATGACTCCGGAAGCAGCGGCGCAATTCGGTGATGGAATTCAAATGGTTCTTTCTCGGTGGGCTGCACTGCGGATGGCCATCGAAAACGGGTGGGGTGGCCGCGACTCTCTCCAGAAATCGCAGCAACTCGGCCACAATCTCTTCAATTTCCTCACTCAATCGAAAG ATCAAGTGTATATTGATGATGTAGAGGATATACTTTATGAATTCATGGACTCTCTCAATACTGACATTCAGGACGGCAGTGTTGAGGag GTTGCAGAAAAATTTATGGTAATGCGTGAAGAATGTTTAGAAGATCAGTTTGACTCGATAAAGAAGCTGCGAGAAACAAATGTTCCAAGTGTTTCGTATACCAGACAG CCCAACAGCGATGATGAGGAAGACAGTGATGAAGATGATGCAATTATAGAGAACAATATGTCAGCAATGGAAGTTGATGCTCCACAACCACagcgccaattggatcacaatctGACTGATATTGTGGCTGATGAAAGTAGCTCGAAAGATGCTCCTCAAGCTGTGGATGGATGGACTGTTGTTTCAAAAAAGAGTAAAGGGAGAAAGAAGTGA
- the LOC121761974 gene encoding protein ORANGE-LIKE, chloroplastic-like, which yields MASFSAPLPSTPHAYKRNFSGKPLIFSTHPKRIFFFGNAASCSRTKIIASSSSPNDASDAPGDSTASTFCIIEGPETVQDFVQMQLQEIQDNIKSRRNKIFLLMEELRRLRVQQRIKSMKWEPDRENEMPDIPSSIPFLPHVTPRTLKQLYLTSFSFISGIIVFGGLIAPTLELKLGIGGTSYEDFISKMHLPMQLSQVDPIVASFSGGAVGVISALMLLEINNVEQQEKKRCKYCHGTGYLSCARCSATGLCVSVEPIVTSATDRQLNAPTTCRCQNCSGSGKVMCPTCLCTGMIMASEHDPRIDLFD from the exons ATGGCTTCTTTCTCTGCTCCCCTGCCATCGACGCCCCACGCTTATAAGCGTAATTTTTCCGGCAAACCTCTCATCTTCTCCACACATCCAAAACGCATCTTCTTCTTTGGAAACGCCGCTTCCTGCTCAAGAACCAAGATCATTGCATCTTCATCTTCTCCGAACGATGCCTCCGACGCTCCTGGAGACAGCACCGCAAG CACTTTCTGCATTATAGAAGGGCCAGAGACTGTTCAGGATTTTGTTCAGATGCAGCTGCAGGAGATCCAAGACAACATTAAAAGCCGCCGCAACAAAATTTTTCTTCTCATGGAAGAA TTGAGGAGGCTGAGAGTGCAACAACGCATTAAAAGCATGAAATGGGAGCCTGATCGTGAAAATGAGATGCCGGATATACCATCATCAATTCCCTTTCTTCCTCACGTG ACCCCAAGGACACTGAAGCAGTTGTATTTGACAAGCTTTTCGTTCATATCTGGAATTATAGTATTTGGCGGTCTCATTGCACCAACT CTTGAGCTAAAATTGGGTATAGGAGGAACTTCGTATGAAGACTTTATAAGCAAAATGCATTTGCCTATGCAATTAAG TCAAGTAGATCCTATTGTCGCCTCGTTCTCAGGTGGCGCGGTGGGCGTTATTTCAGCATTGATGCTGCTAGAGATTAACAATGTCGAGCAGCAAGAGAAGAAAAGATGCAAATACTGTCATGGAACTG GGTACTTGTCATGTGCCCGCTGTTCAGCAACCGGTTTGTGTGTGTCCGTCGAACCCATTGTGACAAGCGCTACGGATCGTCAGTTGAACGCACCAACTACTTGCAGGTGTCAAAATTGCTCTGGGTCTGGAAAG GTAATGTGCCCCACCTGCCTTTGCACTGGGATGATAATGGCTAGTGAGCACGACCCTCGTATTGACCTATTCGACTAG